One Aquarana catesbeiana isolate 2022-GZ linkage group LG06, ASM4218655v1, whole genome shotgun sequence genomic region harbors:
- the LOC141147749 gene encoding gamma-crystallin-1-like: MFPTMGKITFYEDRDFQGNSYEVYSDSRDLSYYFNRCNSIRISTGNWMLYEFPNFQGKQYYLRNGEYPDFQHWMGFNDSIRSCQLIPQHQGSFRISIYEKEDFKGHMREFTEDCPYVFSDFNYNDIYSCNVFEGYWIFYEEPNYRGRQYYLRPGEYKKYTDWGAENPKIGSFICVKPYYH, from the exons ATGTTTCCTACAATGGGCAAG ATCACATTCTATGAGGACCGAGACTTTCAGGGCAACTCTTATGAAGTTTACTCAGACTCTCGTGACCTTTCCTATTACTTCAACCGTTGCAACTCAATAAGGATTTCTACAGGAAACTGGATGTTATACGAATTTCCTAACTTCCAGGGAAAACAGTATTACCTTCGTAATGGAGAATATCCTGATTTTCAACACTGGATGGGATTTAATGACTCTATTAGATCTTGTCAACTAATTCCTCAG CATCAGGGATCATTTAGGATCAGCATTTACGAGAAAGAAGATTTCAAGGGTCATATGAGGGAGTTCACTGAAGACTGTCCTTATGTATTTAGTGACTTCAACTATAATGACATATACTCTTGCAACGTGTTTGAGGGTTACTGGATTTTTTATGAAGAGCCAAACTACAGAGGACGTCAGTATTATCTGAGACCAGGAGAGTACAAGAAGTACACTGATTGGGGAGCTGAAAACCCTAAAATCGGTTCCTTCATATGTGTTAAACCTTATTACCATTAA
- the LOC141147750 gene encoding gamma-crystallin-3-like, with product MGKIVFYEDKNFKGRSYECNCDSADLHSFFSRCNSIRVENGNWMIYEHPNYKGHQYYLKKGEYPDYQQWLGFNDSIRSCRLTPQHRGTFRIKVYEKEDFGGHMMEFTEDCPHVHEQFHFNEIQSCSIPEGQWIFYEEPNYRGRQYYLRPGEYRRYSDWGASNSRVGSFRRVLDLY from the exons ATGGGGAAG ATCGTCTTTTATGAAGATAAAAACTTCAAGGGTCGCTCATATGAGTGCAACTGTGACTCTGCTGATTTGCACTCCTTCTTCAGCAGATGCAATTCCATCCGTGTGGAGAATGGAAACTGGATGATCTATGAACATCCCAACTACAAGGGACACCAATACTACCTGAAGAAAGGGGAATACCCTGACTATCAACAGTGGTTGGGTTTCAATGACTCTATCAGGTCCTGCCGCTTGACCCCACAA CATCGAGGTACATTCAGAATCAAAGTTTACGAGAAGGAAGATTTTGGAGGCCATATGATGGAATTCACAGAAGACTGCCCACATGTCCATGAGCAATTCCATTTCAATGAAATTCAATCCTGCAGCATTCCTGAAGGTCAATGGATTTTCTATGAAGAGCCCAACTATAGAGGGCGCCAATATTATCTGAGACCTGGAGAGTACAGGAGATATTCTGATTGGGGTGCAAGCAATTCTCGAGTTGGCTCCTTCAGGAGAGTTCTGGATTTGTATTAA